Proteins encoded within one genomic window of Gloeobacter kilaueensis JS1:
- a CDS encoding FAD-binding oxidoreductase has translation MTTTYSRNRGLLGDLAARLTAGQTVIPEDATYEQVRQLWNGRVKTRPAAIVRCLSVQDVIDTVRWTRTHGLPISVRGAGHDFAGRALSENGIAIDLSQMRAVNIDPGGRTAHVQAGATAGDLIEAAERYGLATTTGSISSVGMAGFTLGGGYSPLLGAYGLGADNLLSAQVVTADGQLLTASVREHADLLWGLRGGGGNFGVVVSLEYRLHPLTTVLSGPLLYPLDQARAVLHRFNEFIATAPDELTVITGFIQTPEGSTVLVLSPTYCGPLEDGEQAIAPLRTFGTLLVDQVQPVTYNAVIHAQDAIAPQGRHYYLQTQSLKGFQTEAIEVLIEQGLPLPSPFSKILIHNFHGAASRVGATETAFALRQDHSMVELIAAWEPQSPSEEQQHIQWAKNVSQALAPYALKGGYINALDEQEQERVPLAFGSNYERLVELKRTYDPNDVFRSTIGHITL, from the coding sequence ATGACAACTACGTACAGTCGGAACCGGGGATTGTTGGGCGATCTTGCAGCACGGCTCACAGCGGGTCAGACTGTCATCCCGGAGGACGCTACTTATGAACAGGTGCGCCAACTCTGGAATGGCAGGGTGAAGACCCGGCCCGCCGCCATCGTTCGTTGTTTGAGCGTGCAAGATGTCATTGATACGGTTCGCTGGACACGCACCCACGGCTTGCCGATCTCCGTTCGTGGGGCAGGACACGATTTTGCAGGACGCGCTTTATCTGAAAATGGCATCGCAATCGATTTGTCCCAGATGCGGGCCGTCAACATCGACCCAGGCGGGCGCACAGCCCATGTTCAAGCTGGAGCGACGGCGGGTGACCTGATTGAGGCGGCAGAGAGATACGGGTTGGCGACAACCACAGGATCCATATCGAGTGTCGGTATGGCTGGATTTACCCTGGGGGGAGGCTATAGTCCTCTGCTCGGTGCTTATGGATTGGGTGCCGATAACTTGCTGTCGGCACAAGTGGTGACAGCCGATGGGCAACTCCTGACAGCCAGTGTTAGGGAGCACGCAGACTTGCTTTGGGGACTGCGCGGCGGTGGCGGCAACTTTGGCGTCGTCGTTTCTCTGGAGTATCGCCTGCATCCGCTCACGACAGTGCTATCTGGTCCGCTGCTGTATCCTCTAGACCAAGCCAGAGCAGTGCTACACCGTTTCAACGAGTTTATTGCCACCGCACCCGATGAACTGACGGTCATAACTGGGTTTATCCAAACGCCAGAGGGTTCGACGGTTCTTGTTCTCTCACCTACCTACTGCGGCCCGCTCGAAGACGGTGAGCAGGCAATCGCACCCCTGCGTACCTTTGGCACCCTTCTGGTCGATCAGGTGCAACCCGTCACCTATAACGCTGTGATCCACGCACAGGATGCGATTGCACCGCAAGGTCGCCATTACTACCTTCAAACCCAATCGCTCAAGGGTTTTCAGACTGAGGCGATCGAGGTGCTGATCGAACAGGGACTGCCGTTGCCCTCCCCATTTTCGAAGATCTTAATTCATAACTTTCACGGAGCCGCAAGTCGCGTGGGTGCGACTGAGACTGCTTTTGCCTTGCGTCAAGACCATTCGATGGTCGAGCTGATCGCAGCCTGGGAACCGCAGTCTCCAAGCGAAGAGCAGCAGCATATTCAATGGGCAAAGAACGTCTCCCAGGCACTGGCACCTTATGCTCTTAAAGGGGGATACATCAATGCCCTGGATGAGCAGGAACAGGAGCGCGTTCCACTTGCCTTCGGGTCCAACTATGAGCGCTTGGTTGAGCTGAAACGAACCTACGATCCGAACGATGTCTTTCGTTCGACGATTGGACATATCACACTGTAA
- a CDS encoding methyltransferase yields MTNVGKESAQAVAASYDFSQFNTIVDVGGAQGSLISAIVQSYPHLKGILFDLPEVIVNVSVDSAIQPVAGNFFESVPAGSDIIEAVKR; encoded by the coding sequence ATGACCAATGTAGGAAAGGAGAGCGCACAGGCGGTGGCCGCCAGCTATGACTTCTCTCAATTCAACACAATCGTCGATGTCGGTGGAGCACAGGGCAGCTTGATTTCTGCAATTGTGCAGTCGTACCCCCATCTCAAAGGGATCCTGTTTGATCTGCCCGAAGTCATCGTCAATGTCAGTGTAGACAGCGCTATTCAACCCGTTGCTGGAAATTTCTTCGAGTCTGTGCCGGCGGGGAGTGATATCATCGAAGCAGTAAAACGCTAA
- a CDS encoding AraC family transcriptional regulator: MTTNLVNPIDLAKLLNKSPVLSSEQMGWNGILLQKYQHPSSAKEFDTPALSYHWLLLPLGHPYRLTQMRGGRLHESIVQSGDSIVVPAEQPSYWYCWRSDTFRPMLHIYLEPELIGQAAETLELDNSDQISLVHCFSKRDLRLQQIAMLLLDELQSGGVMGRLYVESLSQVLIVHLLRHYSNLTQTITDKHRSLTPTQLQQVIDYIHAHLNQDLSLPELARIINISPTYFASLFKGAMGTSPHQYVIQQRVEQAKWMLTKTDLAIPDVALQVGFSSQSHMTQQFKRLTGMTPKQLR, from the coding sequence ATGACAACAAACCTGGTCAACCCGATTGACCTAGCCAAATTGTTAAACAAATCTCCTGTACTCTCCAGTGAGCAGATGGGTTGGAATGGGATTTTGCTTCAGAAGTACCAACATCCTTCGTCTGCGAAAGAGTTTGATACTCCCGCCCTGTCCTACCACTGGCTCCTGTTACCGCTGGGGCATCCCTATCGTCTGACCCAGATGCGGGGGGGTCGTCTGCACGAATCGATCGTTCAAAGCGGTGACAGCATTGTTGTTCCCGCTGAACAACCGAGCTACTGGTACTGCTGGAGAAGCGATACCTTCAGGCCCATGCTGCACATCTACCTCGAACCGGAGTTGATTGGGCAAGCTGCTGAAACACTGGAGCTAGATAATAGCGATCAGATCAGCCTCGTCCATTGTTTCTCCAAACGTGATCTGCGCCTTCAGCAAATTGCAATGCTGCTCTTAGATGAGTTACAGTCAGGCGGCGTGATGGGCCGGTTGTACGTCGAATCGCTGTCCCAGGTGTTAATCGTTCATCTGCTGCGGCACTACTCCAACTTGACGCAAACCATCACAGATAAGCACAGAAGCTTAACGCCTACACAACTGCAGCAGGTGATTGACTACATTCACGCTCACCTTAACCAGGATCTGTCCCTTCCTGAACTTGCCAGAATTATCAATATCAGCCCGACTTACTTTGCAAGTTTGTTCAAAGGTGCGATGGGAACCTCGCCACACCAGTACGTGATTCAACAGCGCGTGGAACAGGCGAAGTGGATGCTGACGAAGACGGATCTGGCCATCCCAGACGTTGCCTTACAGGTGGGCTTCTCCAGTCAAAGTCACATGACGCAACAATTTAAGCGACTCACCGGAATGACACCAAAGCAGCTTCGCTAG
- a CDS encoding sensor histidine kinase gives MEQLQQELERLRQENKELQRYRALFEQSPLSMQLHAPDGRFVVANAAHFHQWNITAEQMQHFDPLSDPELERLGILGAVQRAFAGETVLIPGNWYDSSHITPNGTRRYVDAVCFPLRDGAGQISEVVIIHQDMTFLERAELQLLQEREKAAQERAAQLARANGALRESLALLSHQANLDRFLGYVLGAVAEQAGACAVHLYVFDPLANTLSQRLCVRNGEVFQPNHPDDPALFRRPFAADITPAWEQMVRAKNSIIHHTIDQPHPMTWPQTLEWHKKMGHRARIAVPLFAGEQAVGLLGIAMEHEELFAPEQTEFIAALANQAALAVQLDRLATEARQSAVLEERNRLAREIHDTLAQSLTGIVLHLETAAELLSEHPKAVAHILQARELARSGLAEARCSLWALRPRALEGSDLGDALQRLLQQLTAYTAVESRFQSSGTPQSLSAEVEANLLRIAAEALTNALKHAQARILSLELTYKAGAVELWVSDDGCGFDPERASGGLGLAGMRERARRLGGQLLIASGPGAGTRVVASVPLTPASAAESALETARGFS, from the coding sequence ATGGAACAACTGCAGCAAGAGTTAGAACGGCTACGCCAGGAAAACAAGGAGCTGCAGCGCTATCGGGCGCTTTTTGAGCAGTCGCCCCTCAGTATGCAGCTTCACGCGCCGGATGGCCGATTTGTGGTGGCCAATGCGGCCCACTTCCACCAGTGGAACATCACGGCGGAGCAGATGCAGCACTTCGATCCGCTGAGCGATCCGGAGCTGGAGCGACTGGGTATTCTGGGAGCGGTTCAGCGTGCCTTCGCCGGTGAGACGGTGCTCATTCCCGGTAACTGGTACGATTCGAGCCACATTACCCCCAACGGAACGCGGCGCTACGTAGATGCGGTCTGCTTTCCATTGCGCGACGGTGCGGGCCAGATTAGCGAGGTCGTCATTATTCACCAGGACATGACCTTTTTGGAGCGCGCCGAGTTGCAACTGTTGCAGGAGCGCGAAAAGGCAGCCCAGGAGCGGGCAGCACAGCTGGCGCGGGCCAACGGCGCGCTGCGCGAATCGCTGGCCCTCCTCAGCCACCAGGCGAATCTGGACCGGTTTTTGGGCTACGTGCTGGGGGCGGTCGCCGAGCAGGCAGGAGCCTGTGCAGTCCACCTCTACGTCTTCGACCCACTCGCCAACACCCTCAGCCAGCGACTGTGCGTGCGCAACGGCGAGGTGTTCCAGCCCAACCATCCCGACGACCCGGCCCTGTTTCGGCGGCCCTTTGCAGCGGATATCACCCCCGCCTGGGAGCAAATGGTGCGCGCCAAAAATTCGATCATCCACCACACGATCGACCAGCCGCACCCGATGACCTGGCCCCAGACCCTCGAATGGCACAAAAAGATGGGCCACCGCGCCCGGATCGCCGTGCCGCTTTTTGCCGGGGAGCAGGCAGTCGGCCTTCTGGGGATCGCGATGGAGCACGAGGAGCTGTTTGCCCCCGAGCAGACCGAATTTATCGCGGCCCTGGCCAACCAGGCGGCGCTGGCGGTGCAACTCGACCGGCTCGCCACCGAAGCGCGCCAGAGCGCTGTGCTCGAAGAGCGCAACCGGCTGGCCCGCGAAATCCACGACACCCTCGCCCAATCGCTCACCGGCATCGTGCTGCACCTGGAGACGGCTGCTGAACTCCTGAGCGAGCATCCGAAGGCGGTCGCCCACATTCTCCAGGCGCGGGAGCTGGCCCGCAGCGGTCTGGCAGAAGCGCGCTGCTCGCTCTGGGCGTTGCGGCCACGGGCCTTAGAAGGCAGCGACCTCGGCGACGCTCTGCAGCGCCTGCTGCAGCAGTTGACGGCCTACACGGCTGTGGAAAGCCGCTTCCAGAGTTCCGGCACCCCCCAATCTTTGAGTGCAGAGGTGGAGGCGAATCTGCTGCGCATCGCCGCTGAGGCGCTTACCAATGCGCTCAAGCACGCCCAGGCAAGAATCCTCAGCCTTGAATTGACCTACAAGGCAGGGGCTGTGGAACTGTGGGTGAGCGACGACGGCTGTGGCTTCGACCCGGAGCGGGCGAGTGGTGGCCTTGGCCTTGCCGGTATGCGCGAGCGGGCCCGCCGCCTGGGTGGACAGCTTTTGATCGCCAGTGGTCCGGGGGCGGGGACGCGGGTGGTTGCCTCGGTGCCCCTTACCCCCGCTTCTGCCGCTGAATCTGCTCTGGAGACCGCCCGTGGGTTCTCGTGA
- a CDS encoding response regulator: protein MGSREGPIRVLIADDHPVVRAGLAAMLEVRPEDQIAVVAQAGDGRSTVELFAEYRPDIALIDLRMPELDGIEVIAAIRERFADARLIVLTTYDGDEDIYRCLQAGAKAYLLKGAPRAVLVECIRTVHAGQSFVPSQVGSKLLDRLGQPQLSEREREVVQLMAQGMSNQQIGSALFIAETTVKFHVNNILTKLQAGDRTQAVIAALKRGIAHL, encoded by the coding sequence GTGGGTTCTCGTGAAGGTCCGATCCGGGTGCTGATTGCCGACGACCATCCGGTGGTGCGCGCCGGTCTTGCCGCCATGCTCGAAGTGCGGCCCGAAGATCAGATCGCCGTCGTCGCCCAGGCGGGGGATGGCCGCTCGACGGTCGAATTGTTTGCCGAATATCGCCCCGACATCGCCCTTATCGATCTGCGGATGCCGGAATTGGACGGCATCGAGGTGATCGCGGCGATCCGCGAGCGCTTCGCCGATGCCCGGCTCATCGTCCTCACCACCTACGACGGCGACGAGGACATCTACCGCTGCCTGCAGGCGGGGGCAAAAGCGTATCTGCTCAAAGGGGCACCCCGCGCCGTCCTCGTCGAGTGCATCCGCACCGTCCACGCCGGGCAGTCCTTCGTGCCCTCCCAGGTGGGCAGCAAGTTGCTCGACCGCCTCGGCCAGCCTCAACTGAGCGAGCGCGAAAGAGAAGTCGTGCAACTGATGGCCCAGGGGATGAGCAACCAGCAGATCGGCTCGGCGCTGTTTATTGCCGAGACGACGGTCAAGTTTCACGTCAACAACATCCTCACCAAGTTGCAGGCGGGGGACCGGACCCAGGCGGTGATCGCTGCCCTCAAGCGTGGCATCGCCCACCTGTAG
- a CDS encoding DsbA family protein — MEPQPPPQHALRPVTADEHILGNLDATVLLVKYGDFECPNSQRLHFALIELRERLQERLTIVFRHFPQGNLHPHAHKAAEAAEAAAAQGHFWPMHALLFAHQDALSNGFLVEYALQVGLDIPRFLQEVSGGVHRERVEADRQSGQAAGVEVAPALFIDQVRYRGGWSTPELLAAIESERR, encoded by the coding sequence GTGGAACCGCAACCACCCCCTCAGCACGCACTCCGGCCAGTGACGGCGGACGAGCACATCCTGGGCAATCTCGATGCAACGGTGCTGCTCGTCAAGTACGGTGACTTCGAGTGCCCGAATAGCCAGCGGCTGCACTTTGCCCTCATCGAATTGCGGGAGCGCCTTCAAGAACGCCTCACGATCGTCTTTCGCCACTTTCCCCAGGGCAATCTCCATCCCCACGCCCATAAAGCGGCGGAGGCGGCGGAGGCAGCGGCGGCCCAGGGCCACTTCTGGCCGATGCACGCGCTTTTGTTTGCCCACCAGGACGCCCTCAGCAACGGCTTTTTAGTCGAGTACGCCCTGCAGGTGGGGCTGGATATTCCCCGCTTCTTGCAGGAGGTGAGCGGCGGTGTACACCGCGAGCGCGTCGAAGCGGACCGGCAAAGTGGGCAAGCAGCAGGCGTGGAGGTAGCTCCGGCCCTATTTATCGACCAGGTGCGCTATCGGGGCGGCTGGAGTACGCCGGAGTTGTTGGCGGCGATCGAATCTGAGCGCCGGTGA
- a CDS encoding ABC transporter ATP-binding protein: MPSEDLSSETGAIALDIQNLSKSFRSGFWLNRRLYPLKNCTLQVPVGETFGLLGPNGAGKTTLLKILLGIVRPGGGKATLLGCPLGDESVKSRIGYLPENPYFYDALTGEEVLYFAGRLFELPRHLLKQRVDALLDRVGLSRLAGRRPLRKYSKGMLQRLGLAQALINDPQLLFLDEPMSGLDPLGRHRFREILLQLRAEGRTIFFNSHILTDVELLCDRIGLLIGGELVRQGSLTELLGSKHTYRAELEGKDPRALEPLLADLDCQGNRIRGRLKLPPREFVAALPPEAVLIELRGERPSLEDFFQATVAAHQGQLLDT, encoded by the coding sequence ATGCCGTCCGAGGATCTGTCGTCTGAAACTGGGGCGATTGCCCTCGACATCCAGAATCTGAGCAAATCTTTTCGCTCCGGTTTCTGGCTGAATAGGCGGCTCTATCCGCTCAAGAACTGCACCCTGCAGGTGCCTGTCGGCGAAACTTTTGGACTATTGGGACCGAACGGTGCCGGTAAGACGACGCTGCTAAAAATTTTGTTGGGTATCGTTCGGCCAGGCGGGGGCAAAGCGACGCTGCTGGGTTGTCCACTGGGGGATGAGTCTGTAAAATCGCGCATCGGTTATTTGCCCGAAAATCCGTATTTTTATGACGCTTTGACCGGCGAGGAGGTGCTCTACTTTGCAGGCAGGCTCTTCGAGTTGCCCCGGCACCTCCTCAAGCAGAGGGTGGACGCCTTGCTCGATCGCGTCGGTTTATCGCGGCTCGCGGGCCGCCGACCGTTGCGCAAGTACTCCAAGGGAATGCTGCAGCGGCTCGGACTGGCCCAGGCACTGATCAACGATCCGCAGTTATTGTTTCTTGACGAGCCGATGTCGGGCCTCGATCCGCTCGGTCGCCACCGTTTCCGCGAGATCTTGCTGCAGTTGCGCGCCGAGGGCCGGACGATCTTCTTCAACAGCCACATCCTCACAGACGTTGAACTGCTGTGCGACCGCATCGGCCTTCTCATTGGCGGCGAACTCGTCCGCCAGGGCAGCCTTACCGAATTGCTGGGGAGCAAGCACACCTACCGGGCAGAATTGGAGGGCAAGGATCCCCGAGCCCTGGAGCCTTTGCTGGCCGATCTCGACTGCCAGGGCAACCGTATCCGGGGCCGCCTCAAGCTTCCCCCCCGCGAGTTCGTCGCCGCTCTACCGCCGGAGGCGGTGCTCATCGAACTGAGAGGCGAGCGCCCATCGCTGGAGGACTTTTTTCAGGCCACCGTCGCCGCCCACCAGGGACAACTGCTCGACACCTGA
- a CDS encoding BON domain-containing protein — protein MKKTQALLLSLPLILGLAACSNPNPNAEGVRQDQVASNERAENQRQDAANSTGDAANNAGNAAGQAAGNAGQQANSAVGNTDGAQTAGSGESPADASKDAASDTRKRQLNSDIRAREQREDRTGKVSDGDLESKVRSKLEANIQQSRIAVTAKEGTVTLKGKVPTEADITKATTLTKEIQGVKQVQSELTTGKG, from the coding sequence ATGAAAAAGACCCAAGCACTTTTGTTGAGCCTGCCGTTGATTCTTGGCCTGGCAGCCTGCAGCAATCCGAATCCGAATGCCGAGGGTGTCCGTCAGGATCAAGTCGCCTCCAACGAGCGCGCCGAAAACCAGCGCCAGGACGCTGCGAACAGCACCGGCGATGCCGCCAACAATGCTGGCAACGCCGCTGGCCAGGCAGCGGGTAATGCCGGTCAACAGGCCAATAGCGCTGTCGGCAACACCGACGGTGCCCAGACTGCCGGCAGCGGTGAGTCCCCCGCCGATGCTTCCAAAGACGCCGCCAGTGACACCCGCAAGCGGCAGCTCAACTCCGACATCCGGGCCCGCGAGCAGCGCGAGGACCGCACCGGCAAGGTGAGCGACGGCGATCTCGAAAGCAAGGTCCGCAGCAAGCTCGAAGCGAATATTCAGCAGAGCCGCATCGCCGTGACGGCCAAAGAAGGAACCGTCACCCTCAAGGGCAAGGTGCCGACCGAGGCGGATATCACCAAGGCCACTACCCTGACCAAAGAAATCCAGGGTGTGAAGCAGGTGCAGTCCGAGCTGACTACCGGTAAGGGCTGA
- a CDS encoding metal-dependent hydrolase family protein, which translates to MSLFRLFTGLGALLGVVGGAVAASAAPVALKAARLFDGKSDALLSNAVVLVEGRKIVEVGSNLAIPPGATVIDLGNATLSPGFIDAHTHLSGEASDDYKQDFIDGFRRQIPEQAYYAASYAKKVLEAGFTTVRDVGSQDFIDVSLRNAIARGLVPGPRMLVAVHAIGATGGHCDTTGLRFNVLGKESDYKEGVANGPDQIREAVRFQVKYGADVIKTCASGGVLSLADEVDTPQLTLAEMTALVDEAHRLRKKVAAHCHGDRAAKEAIEAGVDSIEHGSFLKDDTLALMKQKGVYLVPTLLAGEWTGGKADKFPPEIAAKAKAALAARSSMFRHAVAMGVKIGLGTDSAVSPHGLNAREFGLMTGLGMKPIDALKAATSVDADLLGIASQVGTLEKGKLADLVAVPGNPTADITATEKVFFVMKEGQVIKNTRQSGLAAAPQ; encoded by the coding sequence GTGTCTCTGTTTCGTCTCTTCACTGGCCTGGGTGCATTGCTGGGGGTGGTTGGGGGTGCTGTCGCCGCAAGTGCGGCACCGGTTGCCCTCAAGGCCGCCCGTCTTTTTGACGGCAAATCCGACGCGCTCCTATCCAACGCCGTCGTCCTCGTCGAGGGCCGCAAGATCGTCGAGGTGGGCAGCAATCTCGCGATTCCGCCCGGTGCGACGGTGATCGACCTGGGCAACGCTACCCTCAGTCCCGGCTTCATCGACGCCCATACCCACCTGAGCGGCGAAGCCTCCGACGATTACAAGCAAGATTTTATCGATGGCTTTCGCCGCCAGATCCCTGAGCAGGCGTACTACGCCGCCTCCTACGCCAAAAAAGTGCTGGAGGCCGGCTTTACCACTGTCCGCGACGTGGGCAGCCAGGATTTTATCGACGTGAGCCTGCGCAACGCGATTGCCAGAGGGCTCGTTCCCGGCCCCCGGATGCTGGTGGCCGTTCATGCGATCGGGGCAACGGGCGGCCACTGCGATACGACTGGCCTGCGCTTCAACGTGCTGGGAAAAGAGAGCGACTACAAGGAAGGGGTGGCAAACGGTCCGGACCAGATTCGAGAGGCGGTGCGCTTCCAGGTCAAGTACGGCGCGGATGTGATCAAGACCTGCGCTTCCGGCGGCGTGCTCTCTCTGGCCGACGAGGTGGACACACCGCAGCTTACTCTTGCAGAAATGACTGCCCTGGTGGACGAGGCCCATCGCCTGCGCAAAAAAGTGGCCGCCCACTGCCACGGCGACCGCGCTGCCAAAGAAGCGATCGAGGCTGGAGTCGATTCGATCGAGCACGGTTCGTTTCTCAAGGACGATACCCTTGCCCTGATGAAACAAAAGGGCGTCTACCTCGTGCCGACGCTGCTGGCGGGCGAGTGGACCGGCGGCAAGGCCGACAAGTTTCCGCCCGAAATTGCGGCCAAAGCGAAGGCGGCTCTCGCAGCCCGTTCCAGCATGTTCCGCCACGCTGTCGCGATGGGCGTCAAGATTGGCCTTGGCACCGATTCTGCCGTCTCGCCCCACGGCCTCAACGCCAGAGAATTCGGCCTGATGACCGGCTTAGGGATGAAGCCGATCGATGCTTTGAAAGCGGCGACCTCGGTAGACGCCGATCTGCTGGGCATCGCCTCCCAGGTCGGAACGCTCGAAAAGGGCAAACTGGCGGATCTTGTCGCTGTCCCCGGCAATCCGACCGCCGACATTACCGCCACCGAAAAGGTCTTCTTCGTGATGAAGGAGGGGCAGGTGATCAAAAATACGCGCCAGAGCGGTCTGGCTGCCGCCCCTCAGTGA
- the dnaB gene encoding replicative DNA helicase, with protein sequence MTSSDLDLRIEDRLPPQNIDAEETILGGILMDSEAITRVVEHLRPEAFYVESHQIIYRAALALHAQGRPTDLRIMTAHLEDNKLIEKVGGRPYLRRLTDAAINTINIDEYARLISAKHALRMLIRAGQEITALGYDSASEIAKLLDRAEQILFAVTQERVQRSLVPASEVLMNIFEQLESRYQDGSNVFGIPTHFYDLDNYTQGLQPSDLLIVAGRPGMGKCCAADTPIVDPLTGDLLTIGEVFRRGATGQPVAVLSLVGDQNLRPVGASDFIDDGIKPLYRVRTRSGREVRTTLTHPYLTEAGWQPLHRLKVGDRIAVPRRIPVFGHQSLPESQILRLAEAVQKAGPATPFSHWQAIFRLPEGQLARFLAHLFAHGGQMCFRTVSKATGHVVQHLLLRFAILSSLSAAQHGYRLEILPEDVQRFVTAIGIQAKRLPVVAGIAERRSATSATTAENPTFLGQQETSATASGDIWWDAIVSIEYTGNEQVYDLTVPGSHNFVAADICLHNTAFSLTIAQKIAQKVGLPAVVFSLEMSKEQLVQRLLCAEAGVESHRLRAARISENEWQRIGQAIGELASIPLYIDDSPNATVTEIRSKARRLQAEQGGRLGLVMIDYLQLMEGAGSDNRVQELSKITRGLKGLARELRVPVMALSQLSRSVEARTNKRPMLSDLRESGSIEQDADIVMMLYRDDYYNPDSPDRNIAEVNIVKHRNGPTGTVKLLFENQFTRFLNLNSGGH encoded by the coding sequence ATGACCTCCTCCGATCTTGACCTGCGCATCGAAGACCGCCTGCCGCCTCAAAACATCGACGCGGAGGAGACGATTCTGGGCGGCATCTTGATGGACTCCGAGGCGATCACCCGCGTCGTCGAGCACCTGCGGCCCGAGGCGTTCTACGTCGAGTCCCACCAGATCATCTACCGGGCCGCCCTCGCCCTGCACGCCCAGGGCCGGCCCACCGACCTGCGGATCATGACCGCCCACCTCGAAGACAACAAGCTCATCGAGAAGGTGGGGGGCCGTCCTTATCTAAGACGGCTCACCGACGCGGCGATCAACACGATCAATATCGACGAGTACGCCCGCCTGATCTCAGCCAAACACGCCCTGCGGATGCTGATTCGGGCTGGGCAGGAGATCACGGCCCTGGGTTACGACTCGGCCAGCGAAATTGCAAAGTTGCTCGATCGAGCCGAGCAGATCCTCTTTGCCGTCACCCAGGAGCGGGTGCAGCGCTCGCTGGTGCCCGCCTCCGAAGTGCTCATGAACATCTTCGAGCAGCTCGAAAGCCGCTACCAGGACGGCAGCAACGTCTTCGGCATTCCCACCCACTTCTACGACCTCGACAACTACACCCAGGGTCTGCAGCCTTCGGACCTGCTCATCGTGGCCGGTAGGCCCGGCATGGGCAAATGCTGCGCCGCCGACACTCCCATCGTCGATCCGCTCACAGGCGACCTGTTGACGATTGGCGAGGTCTTCCGGCGCGGGGCAACCGGTCAACCTGTGGCCGTGCTCTCGCTGGTGGGTGATCAGAACCTGAGGCCGGTAGGGGCGAGCGACTTTATCGACGACGGCATCAAACCCCTCTACCGCGTGCGCACCCGCTCTGGCCGGGAGGTGCGGACCACCCTTACCCACCCCTATCTCACAGAAGCGGGCTGGCAGCCGCTACACCGCTTAAAAGTGGGCGATCGGATCGCCGTACCGCGCCGCATCCCGGTTTTTGGCCACCAGAGCCTGCCGGAGTCTCAAATTCTTCGGCTCGCAGAAGCTGTTCAAAAAGCAGGCCCTGCGACCCCCTTCTCCCACTGGCAAGCAATCTTTCGGCTGCCGGAAGGGCAACTGGCCCGCTTTCTTGCCCACCTGTTTGCCCATGGCGGCCAAATGTGCTTTCGTACTGTTTCAAAGGCGACTGGCCACGTCGTCCAGCATCTGCTGCTGCGCTTCGCCATTCTCTCCAGCCTGAGCGCAGCGCAGCACGGCTATCGATTAGAAATTCTTCCCGAAGATGTCCAGCGATTCGTAACTGCAATTGGTATTCAAGCTAAAAGGCTTCCCGTCGTGGCGGGCATCGCCGAAAGGAGATCTGCTACATCCGCGACGACTGCCGAAAATCCAACGTTTTTAGGACAACAGGAAACATCAGCTACTGCCTCGGGTGACATCTGGTGGGATGCAATCGTTTCGATCGAATATACGGGCAACGAACAGGTCTACGATCTGACCGTTCCCGGTTCTCACAACTTTGTCGCCGCCGACATCTGTCTGCACAACACTGCTTTTTCCCTCACCATCGCCCAGAAGATCGCTCAAAAAGTCGGCCTCCCGGCGGTAGTTTTCAGTCTCGAAATGTCCAAAGAACAGCTTGTTCAGCGCCTGCTCTGTGCGGAGGCGGGGGTCGAAAGCCATCGCCTGCGCGCCGCACGGATCAGCGAAAACGAGTGGCAGCGCATCGGTCAGGCGATCGGCGAACTGGCGAGCATTCCGCTCTATATCGACGACTCGCCCAACGCCACCGTCACCGAAATCCGCTCCAAGGCGCGGCGGCTGCAGGCCGAGCAGGGCGGGCGGCTAGGGCTGGTGATGATCGATTATCTGCAACTGATGGAAGGAGCCGGTTCCGACAACCGCGTGCAGGAACTTTCTAAGATCACCCGTGGCCTCAAGGGACTGGCCCGCGAGTTGCGGGTGCCGGTGATGGCCCTCTCCCAGCTTTCAAGAAGTGTCGAAGCCCGCACCAACAAGCGGCCCATGCTCTCAGACCTGCGTGAAAGTGGAAGTATAGAGCAGGATGCGGACATCGTGATGATGCTCTACCGCGACGATTACTACAATCCCGACTCGCCGGATCGCAACATCGCCGAGGTCAATATCGTCAAACACCGCAACGGTCCCACCGGCACCGTCAAGCTGCTGTTTGAAAACCAGTTCACCCGCTTTTTGAACCTCAACTCCGGCGGTCACTGA